One Antechinus flavipes isolate AdamAnt ecotype Samford, QLD, Australia unplaced genomic scaffold, AdamAnt_v2 unplaced_scaffold144, whole genome shotgun sequence genomic window carries:
- the LOC127543316 gene encoding general transcription factor IIF subunit 2-like, with the protein MAKRREFDLTGAKQNTGVWLVKVPKYLSQQWAKASGRGEVGKLRIAKNQGRTEVSFTLNEELANIHDIGGKPASVSAPREHPFLLQSVGGQTLTVFTESSSEGQPEENSESSANDKFSLEGIVVQRAECRPAASENYMRLKRLQIEESSKPVRLSQQLDKAVTTNFKPVANHQYNIEYEKKKKEDGKRARADKQQVLDMLFSAFEKHQYYNIKDLVDITKQPVIYLKEILREIGIYNVKGTHKNTWELKPEYRHYQGEDKRD; encoded by the coding sequence ATGGCCAAGCGCAGGGAGTTCGACTTGACCGGCGCCAAACAAAACACCGGAGTGTGGCTAGTGAAGGTTCCTAAGTATTTGTCTCAGCAGTGGGCCAAAGCTTCAGGAAGAGGAGAAGTAGGAAAGCTGAGAATTGCAAAGAATCAAGGAAGGACTGAGGTATCTTTTACCTTGAATGAGGAACTTGCAAATATCCATGATATTGGTGGAAAACCTGCTTCTGTTAGTGCTCCCAGAGAACATCCCTTTCTCTTGCAAAGTGTGGGAGGACAGACATTGACAGTCTTTACAGAGAGCTCATCAGAAGGCCAGCCTGAAGAAAATTCTGAGAGTAGTGCTAATGATAAATTTTCATTGGAAGGAATAGTGGTACAACGTGCTGAATGCAGACCTGCTGCCAGTGAAAACTATATGAGATTGAAGAGGTTACAGATAGAAGAATCTTCAAAACCTGTAAGATTATCACAGCAACTGGACAAAGCTGTTACAACAAATTTTAAACCTGTGGCTAATcatcaatacaatattgaatatgagaagaaaaagaaagaagatggaaagcGGGCTAGAGCTGATAAGCAACAGGTTTTGGACATGTTGTTTTCAGCTTTTGAAAAACATCAGTATTACAATATTAAGGATTTAGTGGACATCACCAAACAGCCTGTGATATACCTGAAGGAAATCTTGAGAGAAATAGGCATTTACAATGTTAAGGGAACCCACAAAAATACCTGGGAACTGAAGCCAGAGTACAGACATTACCAAGGAGAGGATAAGCGTGATTAG